CCGCGTCAACGCGATTGCGCCGGGCTATATTCGCACCGAGCTGACCGACGACGTGCTGCGGGAACATCCCGATGTGGTCAGGGATCATTGGGCAAAAGGTGCCGTGCAAAACAGAATCGGTTCCGTCGAGGAACTGGCCGGTTCGGTGGTCTATCTGGCTAGTGATGCCGGTTCCTTCACCACAGGCGAAATCATCACGATCGATGGCGGCTTGACGCTGCGTTGATCATTGCATTTTTAGAAAAAGGATAAAACCATGACTTCAAGAGGCTATGGTGGACCGCTGCGGTATGTTCAGGGACCGGGTGTCATCAATGAAATCGGGCTTTATATCGCGCCGCTGTCAAACTCGGCACTGATCGTTATCGATGGGTTTTTCTGGGATACTCTTCGCCCAGAAGTGGAAAAAAACCTTGATGCCCATGGGGTGAAAAGCCATTTCATGAAATTTTGCGGCGAATCCACGGATAAGGAAGTTGAGCGGGCCGTGAGCCTCGGCAAAACAGCTGGTGCTGGCGTTGTTATTGGGATTGGCGGCGGCAAGGCGCTCGATACGGCCAAGATTTCCGCGCTTCATATTGGTGCACGCACGGTAACTGTCCCCACCATCGCCTCGACTGATTCCCCAACCAGTGCGCTGGGCGTGATTTACAGCGAGGACGGGGTCTACGACCGGGTGGTGCGTTGTGGCCGCAATCCGGATGTGGTTTTGGTGGATAGCGCCTTGATTATCAAGGCTCCGGTCCGGTTTCTGGTCGCGGGCATGGGCGATGCATTATCGACCTGGTATGAGGCGCGCTCCAATTTTGAAAGCCATTCAAACAATTATATCGGCGATGGCTATGGAACCACGGCGGCGGGGGCAGCCATTGCCCGGCGTTGCCATGAGGTCCTGATGCGTGATGGCCGGGCCGCTTACGCTGCCGCCATTGATGGCAAGCTGACGCCTGCGGTGGAAAATATCATTGAGGCCAATACGCTTTTGAGCGGTCTTGGCTTTGAAAATTGCGGTGTCTCCGGTGCCCACGGCATCCATGATGCGCTGACCGTGCTGGAGCCGACCCATCATTTCTTCCACGGCGAAAAGGTTGCTTTCGGCATTATCGGCCTGCTGGTGCTGGAAAACCGTCCGTTGGATGAGATCAACGAGGCCATCGACTTCTGCCAGGACCTGAAATTGCCGACAATGCTTGGCGATCTCGGGCTGGAGACGGTCACAGCGGAAGACCTGCTGAAAGTCGGTGAGATTGCTATGGCTCCAGCCAGCGTCATTCACTCTGTCCCGGTTAAACTGACACCAAGACTGATTGCAGATTGCATCTGGACAGCGAGTAAGCTGGCCGAGACTCGCAAGCAGTCGAGGGCGGGGAGGGTGCTTTGATGCTCCTGCAAGACCTTGGAAGGCTTATGCCTGCGCTGCTTTTGCGGCATTGGGAAATGTGACCGATACTGTCAGGCCGCGCCCCTCGGATGTGTCTTGAAGCGTGAGTTTGGCATTGAAGAGATTGGCGATTTCCTCAACGATTGGCAGGCCAAGGCCCAAACCCGGGGAGGGGTTGTGTTCCCCCCGGGCGAACCGTTGGCGCACGATGCTGCGTCGATCGGGAGCAATACCCGGACCATTGTCTTCGACGATCAGGGAAACGTTTCGCATGTCGTGGCGGATGCGCACGGTGACTTCCGCGCCATTCCCTGCATAGGCAAGGGCATTGGCGATCAGATTGCTGAGCAATTCTCCGATCAGTAAGGGTTCAGCCAGCACGAAAGCAGGGCCATCCTGCCCCTCGAACCCGAGATCGATACCGGCATCGGCGGCGCGTGGCACATGATCAGCGGTGATCGATTGAGACAGTTGGACAAGATCGATCCGGGGCGATATTTGTGGCTCGTTGGAACTGGCAGCGTCGATACGGGCCATCAACAGCAGTTGCGCCAGAATGTGTTCAGCGTGGGCGAGCGCCTCATCGCCTTTGCGCGCTGCCGATTGCGCATCACCAAGACTTGTGGCGCGGGCAGACAGCGCCAACTGTGTCCGGATGATCGCCAGCGGCGTGCGCAATTGATGGCTGGCATTGCCGGTGAAATGGCGAAGGGCATCCAGCGCCGATTGCAGCCGGACCATGAAGGAATTGACGGTTTCGACAAGGTTTTCGACTTCGCTTGGAACGGATTGCTCGATGGGATGCAGATCGTTCGGACTGCGCTCGGCAATGGCCTCTCCTAGCCGGTAAAGCGGGCGTAGCGAATAGGTGACAGCGACCCAGACAATCGCGCCAGCACCGGCAATCATCAGCAAAAGCCGCAAAGCCGAGCGCAACAGAATGGCCTGGGTGAGCTGATTGCGCGCAATCGTCGTCTCAGCCACGGTCACCACGAAGGGCAGCGAATCGATACCGGTCGAGGCAGACCGTTGCAGGGCCGCGATGCGGATCGGCTCGTTGCGGAAAGCAGCGTCCATATACACAGCCGATTGCCCCTTGAAATCGGAAACTGTCGGTAAGTTCTGGTAACCGGTGATGAAGCGGCCACCAGGGCCGTCGACGCGGTAGAATACCCGGTCCTGCGCTCCTGATGTCAGCATTTCCAGCGCGACATAGGGGATATCGACCGCCAACTCTCCATTTTCCGAGACGATGACCCGTTCGGCAATCGCCAATGCGGACCCGGCCAGAACCCGGTCGGAGACTGTATCGGCAGTTTTGACGGCCTCGTAATAGGTATCGATCAGGGCGACGGCACCGATGAGTGCAGTTGATAGCAGCAACCAGCCCAGCAAACGGCGACGGAGCGAGTAGGCGACCCCGGTCATGCCGTCTCGGTCAGGGTTTTTTCGAGGTAGTAACCGATGCCGCGCGCAGTGCGCACGGTGAGGCCGTGAGGCGCAAGCCGTTTGCGCAACCGGCTGGCATATTGTTCTATGGCATTGGCGCTGAGATCGTCGTCAAAGGCCGCCAGCGACTGAATGATAGCTTCCTTCGCCACGACTTTGCCCGCCCGCATGAAAAGCACTTCCAGCAGTCCCAGTTCCCGGGCGGGAATGTCGAGGGGCACGCCTGCTGCCGAAAAGCTGCGCGAATTCAAATCGAGCGAAACCGCTCCGTAGCTGACCATCGAAGACCGCAGTCCGGCCTGCCGACGCAACAACATGCGCACCCGTGCTTCGAATTCGCCAATATCGAAAGGTTTGATCATGTAGTCGTCAGCGCCGAGATCCAGGCCTTTGACCTTGTCTTCCGGTGTGCCGCGCGCCGTCAGGATCAGGATTGCCACCTTATCATGGCGGGCGCGTACGCAGCGCAGCACCTCTATGCCGTCCATTTCCGGCAGGTTGAGGTCCAGAATGACAAGATCGAAATTTTCAGTCGCAATCGCGGCGTCAGCAGACGCGCCGTCGCTGACGGTATCGACCGCATAGCCGGTGCCGCGCAGAATGGCAGACAGGCCATCGGCCAGAGCCTTATTGTCTTCAACGAGCAAGATGCGCACCGGGGAATACCTCCTGAGTCACTGCTCTAGCATTTTATATTT
This portion of the Allorhizobium ampelinum S4 genome encodes:
- a CDS encoding glycerol dehydrogenase, which gives rise to MTSRGYGGPLRYVQGPGVINEIGLYIAPLSNSALIVIDGFFWDTLRPEVEKNLDAHGVKSHFMKFCGESTDKEVERAVSLGKTAGAGVVIGIGGGKALDTAKISALHIGARTVTVPTIASTDSPTSALGVIYSEDGVYDRVVRCGRNPDVVLVDSALIIKAPVRFLVAGMGDALSTWYEARSNFESHSNNYIGDGYGTTAAGAAIARRCHEVLMRDGRAAYAAAIDGKLTPAVENIIEANTLLSGLGFENCGVSGAHGIHDALTVLEPTHHFFHGEKVAFGIIGLLVLENRPLDEINEAIDFCQDLKLPTMLGDLGLETVTAEDLLKVGEIAMAPASVIHSVPVKLTPRLIADCIWTASKLAETRKQSRAGRVL
- a CDS encoding sensor histidine kinase; its protein translation is MTGVAYSLRRRLLGWLLLSTALIGAVALIDTYYEAVKTADTVSDRVLAGSALAIAERVIVSENGELAVDIPYVALEMLTSGAQDRVFYRVDGPGGRFITGYQNLPTVSDFKGQSAVYMDAAFRNEPIRIAALQRSASTGIDSLPFVVTVAETTIARNQLTQAILLRSALRLLLMIAGAGAIVWVAVTYSLRPLYRLGEAIAERSPNDLHPIEQSVPSEVENLVETVNSFMVRLQSALDALRHFTGNASHQLRTPLAIIRTQLALSARATSLGDAQSAARKGDEALAHAEHILAQLLLMARIDAASSNEPQISPRIDLVQLSQSITADHVPRAADAGIDLGFEGQDGPAFVLAEPLLIGELLSNLIANALAYAGNGAEVTVRIRHDMRNVSLIVEDNGPGIAPDRRSIVRQRFARGEHNPSPGLGLGLPIVEEIANLFNAKLTLQDTSEGRGLTVSVTFPNAAKAAQA
- a CDS encoding response regulator transcription factor, translated to MRILLVEDNKALADGLSAILRGTGYAVDTVSDGASADAAIATENFDLVILDLNLPEMDGIEVLRCVRARHDKVAILILTARGTPEDKVKGLDLGADDYMIKPFDIGEFEARVRMLLRRQAGLRSSMVSYGAVSLDLNSRSFSAAGVPLDIPARELGLLEVLFMRAGKVVAKEAIIQSLAAFDDDLSANAIEQYASRLRKRLAPHGLTVRTARGIGYYLEKTLTETA